The following are from one region of the Moritella sp. 24 genome:
- a CDS encoding adenylosuccinate synthase: MGKNVVILGTQWGDEGKGKVVDLLTDRAKYVVRYQGGHNAGHTLVINGEKTVLHLIPSGILRSNVKCIIGNGVVLAPDALMTEVKMLEERGIPARERMLISEACPLILPYHVSLDAAREKARGKKAIGTTGRGIGPAYEDKVARRGLRVGDLFNMEQFAVKLKEVMEYHNFQLQHYYNEPEVSYEDVLAQMHEVAPILLDMIVDVTSLLDDARRRGDDIMFEGAQGTLLDIDHGTYPYVTSSNTTAGGVATGSGFGPCHIDYVLGITKAYTTRVGSGPFPTELDDEIGNHLGTKGHEFGATTGRERRCGWFDAVAMKRAIQLNSITGFCLTKLDVLDGLETLKICTGYMQQDGSILDVPPMAADGYELVEPVYEEMPGWSDVTYGATSLEQLPEAAIAYIKRIEEITGVPIHIVSTGPDRNETMVLVNPYDV; the protein is encoded by the coding sequence ATGGGAAAGAATGTAGTTATTCTCGGCACTCAATGGGGTGACGAAGGTAAAGGTAAAGTAGTTGATCTACTAACTGACAGAGCTAAATATGTTGTGCGCTACCAAGGTGGTCACAATGCTGGTCATACACTAGTAATCAATGGTGAAAAAACAGTTCTTCACTTAATTCCATCTGGTATTTTACGTTCAAACGTAAAATGTATCATTGGTAATGGTGTAGTTCTAGCGCCAGATGCGTTAATGACTGAAGTTAAAATGCTTGAAGAGCGTGGTATTCCTGCTCGTGAGCGTATGCTTATCAGTGAAGCGTGTCCGCTAATCCTACCGTATCATGTATCTTTAGATGCTGCTCGTGAAAAAGCACGTGGCAAAAAAGCTATTGGTACAACTGGTCGTGGTATCGGTCCAGCTTACGAAGATAAAGTAGCGCGTCGTGGTTTACGTGTTGGCGATCTATTCAACATGGAACAATTTGCTGTTAAATTGAAAGAAGTAATGGAATACCATAACTTCCAACTACAGCATTACTATAATGAACCTGAAGTAAGCTACGAAGATGTTCTAGCACAGATGCACGAAGTTGCACCTATCCTACTAGACATGATCGTAGACGTAACTTCACTTCTTGATGATGCACGTCGCCGCGGTGATGACATCATGTTTGAAGGTGCTCAAGGTACATTACTAGATATCGATCACGGTACTTACCCGTATGTAACATCATCAAACACAACTGCAGGTGGCGTTGCTACTGGTAGTGGTTTTGGTCCATGTCACATCGATTATGTTCTTGGTATTACTAAAGCTTACACTACACGTGTTGGTTCTGGTCCATTCCCAACTGAACTTGACGATGAAATCGGTAACCACCTAGGTACTAAAGGCCATGAGTTTGGCGCAACTACAGGACGTGAACGTCGTTGTGGTTGGTTTGACGCAGTTGCAATGAAACGTGCAATCCAGTTAAACAGCATCACAGGTTTCTGCTTAACTAAACTAGACGTACTAGACGGTTTAGAAACGTTGAAAATCTGTACTGGCTACATGCAACAAGACGGTTCAATCCTTGACGTGCCACCTATGGCTGCTGACGGTTATGAACTTGTTGAACCTGTATACGAAGAAATGCCTGGTTGGAGCGACGTAACATACGGTGCTACTTCTCTAGAGCAACTTCCAGAAGCTGCAATCGCTTACATCAAGCGCATTGAAGAAATTACGGGCGTGCCAATTCATATCGTATCAACTGGCCCAGATCGTAACGAAACAATGGTATTAGTTAACCCATACGACGTATAA
- a CDS encoding helix-turn-helix transcriptional regulator, whose translation MPKLESQCCPEPQCSAELPALDDKHIASLAHLFHLLGDEGRIRLVLACMGGPVAVSDLSAATGMSQSLTSHHLRHLREARILRSERQGKQILYRLDDHHIRHVVHDLACHVTEH comes from the coding sequence ATGCCAAAATTAGAATCTCAATGTTGCCCTGAACCGCAATGTAGTGCAGAGCTACCCGCGTTAGATGATAAGCACATTGCTTCACTGGCGCATTTGTTTCACTTATTAGGCGATGAAGGACGTATACGTTTAGTGCTTGCTTGTATGGGCGGGCCTGTCGCGGTATCAGATCTATCTGCGGCAACGGGTATGTCACAATCGCTTACCAGCCACCATTTACGCCACCTACGTGAAGCGCGTATTTTACGTTCGGAGCGTCAAGGTAAACAGATATTATACCGACTTGATGATCACCATATTCGTCATGTTGTGCACGATCTTGCCTGTCACGTTACTGAGCATTAA
- a CDS encoding zinc/cadmium/mercury/lead-transporting ATPase, which produces MSCKGNTATAVAQKSNQGCCGSDHSKTHVHEHQHTDEHHVASASSDSCCANSESNEVIADDEEPESSSLTARLSWLVTGMDCPSCARKVEKAVQALPQVKQCRVAFATEKLLVDIEKDSNTNTLDSIKQDVINAVVSAGFKLQEVGKKAANIEEDNSLSQNLREHWHAITLVSAIVIAAILTQFNSDASQWLFTFASVFGVIPVINRSIKLARSGTPFAIETLMSVATVGALILGETAESAMVLVLFMIGEKLESFAAGKARKGVKSLMSLVPEEATKIVGDKRVLVAAGDLQPGDIIEIKPGDRLPADGALLSSGISFDESALTGESVPVEHQAEDIVMAGSLAVNRLAQLRVVSESGNNAIDRILHLIEEAEENKAPIERFLDRFSRWYTPAMMLLALIVVIVPPLLFGGDWTEWVYKGLTLLLIACPCALVISTPAAVTSALSAASKRGVLVKGGAALEQIGRIQQIAFDKTGTLTQGVPEVTSVVSFIDDKNKVLQLAASIEQTSNHPLATAILSHAEQKSVRLLTVTNDQTLAGLGVQGEVQDEGETQLIKLLAPHHMTALLAQLPEVRSAIEELENGGNTTVVVLQNEQVIGLVALADSIREDARQAVEELQKLGINTVMLTGDNRRTAKVIADSLGMEYRAELLPEDKSRIVGELNQGKDTAMVGDGINDAPAMKSSKLGIAMGGGTDVALEAADVALMHNRLVELPQMVGLGQATLANIKQNITLAVGLKAVFLVTTLLGFTGLWVAILADSGATALVTANALRLLRK; this is translated from the coding sequence ATGTCATGTAAAGGCAATACTGCAACAGCAGTCGCACAAAAATCAAATCAAGGATGTTGTGGCAGTGATCACAGCAAAACACACGTACACGAACATCAACATACAGATGAGCATCATGTTGCATCTGCAAGTAGTGATTCCTGCTGTGCCAATTCAGAATCTAACGAGGTTATTGCTGACGATGAGGAACCTGAGTCCAGTAGTTTAACCGCTCGTTTATCCTGGTTAGTTACAGGCATGGACTGCCCAAGTTGTGCCCGTAAAGTAGAAAAAGCCGTTCAAGCATTACCGCAAGTTAAGCAATGCCGCGTCGCATTTGCCACCGAAAAGCTCCTTGTTGATATCGAAAAAGATAGCAATACCAATACACTTGATAGCATAAAGCAAGACGTGATTAATGCCGTTGTGAGTGCTGGATTCAAGTTACAAGAAGTGGGAAAAAAAGCGGCAAACATTGAAGAAGATAATTCTCTATCACAAAACTTACGTGAGCATTGGCATGCAATAACGCTCGTGAGCGCTATCGTTATTGCTGCGATCCTTACTCAATTTAACAGTGATGCTAGTCAATGGTTATTTACTTTTGCCAGCGTTTTCGGTGTTATTCCTGTTATTAACCGCTCGATTAAATTAGCGCGTTCAGGTACACCGTTTGCTATCGAAACACTAATGTCAGTGGCGACTGTTGGTGCCCTTATTCTAGGTGAAACAGCTGAATCTGCGATGGTATTAGTACTGTTCATGATTGGTGAGAAACTGGAATCGTTTGCCGCAGGTAAGGCACGTAAAGGTGTTAAATCATTAATGTCATTAGTGCCGGAAGAGGCAACTAAAATTGTCGGTGACAAGCGTGTACTCGTTGCTGCTGGTGACCTACAACCGGGTGATATTATTGAAATTAAACCGGGAGATCGTCTACCAGCTGATGGCGCTTTATTATCTTCAGGTATTAGTTTTGACGAAAGCGCATTAACTGGTGAATCTGTTCCTGTTGAACATCAAGCTGAAGATATCGTGATGGCGGGTAGCCTAGCGGTTAACCGACTTGCGCAATTACGCGTGGTGTCAGAGTCTGGTAACAACGCCATTGATCGTATCTTACACCTGATTGAAGAAGCAGAAGAAAACAAAGCCCCAATCGAACGTTTCCTTGATAGATTCAGTCGTTGGTACACACCTGCAATGATGTTATTAGCATTAATTGTTGTGATTGTGCCTCCATTATTATTTGGCGGAGATTGGACTGAGTGGGTTTATAAAGGTCTGACATTACTCTTGATTGCATGTCCTTGTGCATTAGTAATTTCAACACCTGCTGCAGTGACATCGGCATTATCTGCAGCCAGTAAACGTGGTGTATTAGTGAAAGGCGGTGCAGCACTAGAGCAAATTGGTCGCATTCAGCAGATTGCTTTTGATAAAACCGGTACATTAACGCAAGGTGTTCCTGAAGTCACAAGTGTGGTTAGCTTTATTGATGATAAAAATAAGGTTTTACAGCTTGCAGCAAGCATTGAACAAACGTCAAATCACCCATTAGCAACCGCGATATTATCGCATGCTGAACAAAAGTCAGTTAGGCTATTAACAGTGACGAATGATCAAACATTAGCTGGTTTGGGTGTGCAAGGTGAAGTTCAAGATGAAGGTGAAACGCAACTCATTAAACTGCTAGCACCTCATCATATGACTGCTTTGTTAGCACAATTACCAGAAGTACGTAGTGCAATTGAAGAACTTGAAAATGGCGGAAATACAACGGTTGTTGTACTACAAAATGAACAGGTTATTGGCTTGGTTGCACTGGCTGATAGTATCCGTGAAGATGCGCGTCAGGCTGTTGAAGAATTGCAAAAACTGGGTATTAACACTGTAATGCTAACGGGTGATAACCGTCGTACTGCTAAAGTGATAGCTGATTCGTTAGGTATGGAATATCGTGCAGAGCTATTACCGGAAGACAAATCGCGTATTGTCGGTGAACTTAATCAAGGTAAAGATACCGCGATGGTTGGTGATGGTATTAACGATGCACCAGCGATGAAGAGTTCGAAATTAGGTATTGCGATGGGCGGTGGTACGGATGTTGCGTTAGAAGCGGCGGATGTTGCTTTAATGCATAATCGCTTAGTTGAATTACCACAAATGGTTGGTTTAGGTCAGGCTACATTAGCTAATATTAAGCAAAATATTACCTTAGCGGTTGGACTTAAAGCGGTATTCTTAGTGACGACTTTATTAGGCTTTACAGGTCTGTGGGTTGCTATTTTAGCTGATTCAGGGGCGACTGCCTTAGTGACAGCGAATGCATTAAGACTATTACGTAAATAA
- the brnQ gene encoding branched-chain amino acid transport system II carrier protein: MTIKLKTADVLAIGFMTFAFFLGAGNIIFPPLAGNLAGQSFMPAMFGFLVTAVGLPLITIIAVAKAGGGLITMTRFLPAMAATAIAVAIYVIIGPAFAAPRTSLVAYEMGIKPFLGDAANDTTLALYSITFFIITAYFSLSQGKLIDNIGKILTPALIALLTVLAIAVFIMPQGEIGLAREAYIESPFTKGFLEGYNTMDTFASLMFGMLIINVLKSKGVTDKEGQFKYLVMAGSIAAAGLAFVYISLFYLGATSQSLIAVGADVNGAMILATYVQALFGMPGQYILAAVVTLACLTTAVGLASAVAEFFHELKPQWSYKMLVIINCIVCAIVANVGLSQLISISVPVLFAVYPLAIAIVALILLQERFPNPQFAFRLVMVVAFMFGVLDGMKVAGLAMSGFEFLPLFDQGLAWVLPTTLAIIVSIFVMRPQTSVNTATAK; encoded by the coding sequence GCTGGGCAATCATTTATGCCTGCAATGTTTGGTTTCCTTGTCACTGCTGTAGGTTTGCCACTGATTACGATAATTGCAGTCGCGAAAGCGGGTGGTGGTTTAATTACCATGACACGTTTTTTACCTGCAATGGCTGCAACTGCAATTGCTGTGGCGATTTATGTCATTATAGGTCCTGCGTTTGCAGCGCCAAGAACGAGCCTTGTTGCTTATGAGATGGGTATTAAACCTTTCCTAGGTGATGCGGCTAATGATACAACATTAGCGTTGTATTCTATTACGTTCTTCATTATCACTGCTTACTTCTCACTGAGCCAAGGTAAGTTAATTGATAATATCGGTAAGATTTTAACTCCGGCATTAATTGCATTATTAACTGTTTTAGCTATTGCGGTATTTATCATGCCACAAGGTGAGATCGGTCTTGCACGTGAAGCGTATATCGAGAGCCCATTTACTAAAGGTTTCCTTGAAGGTTATAACACCATGGATACGTTTGCGTCGTTAATGTTTGGTATGTTGATTATCAACGTACTTAAAAGCAAAGGCGTAACGGATAAAGAAGGTCAATTTAAGTATTTAGTGATGGCTGGTTCTATCGCTGCTGCTGGTCTTGCATTTGTTTATATTTCACTGTTCTATTTAGGTGCGACGAGCCAATCTCTTATTGCCGTTGGTGCTGACGTTAATGGTGCTATGATCTTAGCAACTTATGTTCAAGCGTTATTTGGTATGCCTGGTCAATACATTCTGGCTGCAGTAGTGACATTAGCGTGTTTAACTACGGCTGTAGGCCTAGCAAGTGCGGTTGCAGAGTTCTTCCACGAATTAAAGCCACAATGGTCATACAAAATGTTAGTTATCATTAACTGCATCGTGTGCGCGATTGTTGCGAATGTTGGTTTATCACAACTGATCAGTATTTCTGTACCGGTATTATTTGCTGTATATCCACTTGCGATTGCGATTGTTGCGCTTATCTTATTGCAAGAGCGTTTCCCTAATCCACAGTTTGCATTCCGTTTAGTGATGGTTGTTGCATTCATGTTTGGTGTATTAGATGGCATGAAGGTAGCAGGCTTGGCAATGAGCGGTTTTGAATTTTTACCACTATTTGATCAAGGTTTAGCTTGGGTATTACCTACAACTCTTGCTATCATAGTGTCGATTTTTGTAATGCGCCCACAAACAAGTGTGAATACAGCGACTGCAAAATAG
- the rpmA gene encoding 50S ribosomal protein L27 gives MAHKKAGGSTNNGRDSESKRLGVKRFGGESVLAGNILVRQRGTKFHAGTNVGCGRDHTLFAKASGKVQFEVKGPQNRKFISIVAE, from the coding sequence ATGGCACATAAAAAAGCTGGTGGTAGTACCAACAACGGTCGTGATTCAGAAAGTAAACGCTTAGGTGTTAAGCGCTTTGGTGGTGAATCAGTTCTTGCGGGTAACATTCTAGTTCGTCAACGTGGTACTAAATTCCACGCTGGTACAAACGTAGGTTGTGGTCGTGACCACACTCTATTCGCTAAAGCTAGCGGTAAAGTGCAGTTCGAAGTTAAAGGACCACAAAACCGTAAGTTCATTAGCATTGTAGCTGAATAA
- the cgtA gene encoding Obg family GTPase CgtA, whose product MKFVDETRIKVEAGDGGSGCVSFRREKYVARGGPDGGDGGDGGHVYMIADENLNTLVDFRFVRFHKAERGENGRPKDQTGARGEDITLRVPVGTRVADDDTGEVIADLVMHGQRKMVAKAGFHGLGNTRFKSSVNRAPRQKTLGTPGEVRNLRLELMLLADVGLLGLPNAGKSTFIRAISAAKPKVANYPFTTLVPNLGVVSASPERSFVVADIPGLIEGASDGAGLGIRFLRHLERCRLMVHIVDLLPENMSDPVDNAKVIVSELEKYSTKLAAKTCWLVFNKTDLVLDDEAEETIKNVVEAINWEGEVHTMSASSGIGTKDLVRAMMEQIESMPRPKIEMPVEDDGDVGFLWDEYHKDQIANHAVIEDGDDDDDWDDWDEEDDGHVIYARD is encoded by the coding sequence ATGAAATTTGTAGATGAAACCCGAATCAAAGTTGAAGCCGGTGATGGCGGCAGTGGTTGTGTAAGCTTCCGCCGTGAAAAATATGTTGCTCGTGGCGGCCCTGATGGTGGTGACGGCGGCGATGGCGGTCATGTATATATGATTGCAGATGAAAACTTAAATACGCTAGTCGATTTTCGTTTTGTCCGCTTCCATAAAGCTGAACGTGGTGAGAATGGTCGTCCAAAAGATCAAACTGGTGCTCGTGGTGAAGATATCACTTTACGTGTTCCTGTTGGTACGCGTGTAGCAGATGACGATACTGGTGAAGTTATTGCCGATCTTGTTATGCACGGTCAACGTAAAATGGTTGCTAAAGCTGGTTTCCACGGCCTTGGTAACACACGTTTTAAAAGTAGTGTAAACCGCGCGCCTCGTCAAAAGACGCTAGGTACGCCAGGTGAAGTTCGTAACTTACGTTTAGAACTAATGCTACTTGCTGATGTTGGTTTATTAGGTTTACCAAATGCTGGTAAGTCTACTTTTATTCGTGCAATTTCTGCTGCGAAACCAAAAGTAGCAAACTATCCGTTTACAACATTAGTACCTAACCTAGGTGTAGTAAGTGCAAGTCCAGAGCGTAGCTTTGTAGTTGCCGATATTCCAGGTCTTATTGAAGGTGCTTCTGATGGTGCTGGCCTAGGTATCCGTTTCCTACGTCACTTAGAACGTTGTCGTTTAATGGTTCACATTGTTGACCTATTACCTGAGAACATGAGTGATCCAGTAGACAACGCAAAAGTTATTGTTAGCGAATTGGAAAAATACAGCACTAAACTTGCTGCTAAAACATGTTGGTTAGTATTTAACAAAACCGATCTTGTATTAGATGACGAAGCTGAAGAAACAATTAAAAACGTTGTGGAAGCGATTAATTGGGAAGGCGAAGTTCATACAATGTCTGCTTCAAGTGGCATTGGCACGAAAGATCTTGTTCGCGCAATGATGGAACAAATTGAATCTATGCCTCGTCCGAAAATCGAAATGCCTGTGGAAGATGATGGCGATGTTGGTTTCTTATGGGATGAATACCATAAAGATCAAATTGCAAATCACGCAGTTATCGAAGACGGCGATGATGATGATGACTGGGATGATTGGGACGAAGAAGATGACGGCCACGTTATCTATGCTCGTGACTAA
- a CDS encoding NCS2 family permease — MNSASQSTPASTNTSAFATLMEKLFKLKAHNTTIKTEVMAGLTTFVTMAYILFVNPDIMSIAGMDYQAVFVATALSAAIGCIFMGLYANWPVGLAPGMGLNAFFTFAVVKGMEYTWEVALGAVFISSIVFVLMSVTKLRGWIIDSIPSSLRYAMTAGVGLFLGIIGLKAAGIITASPATLVTLGNFHDPKVILGALSFLIIAILATRKVFGAVLIGIVITTAISAVMGLVSLPEQVVSLPTGLSKTFMQMDVMGALDVSMVSIILAFLFVNMFDTAGTMIGVAEKAEMYNKDGKIENLNKALTADSVASVAGAVIGCPPVTTYIESNAGIAEGGRTGLTAVVVGLLFLAAMFFAPIAQIVPSYATAGALIYVAFLMVGSLHKVNWDEFTDYVPAAITAIMMPLTYSIADGIILGFLSFAIIKHATGRSADVSLGMNVLAIVFIAKLAFI; from the coding sequence ATGAATTCTGCAAGTCAGTCTACCCCTGCATCAACGAACACTTCTGCTTTTGCGACTTTAATGGAAAAGTTGTTTAAGCTAAAAGCACATAACACCACGATCAAAACAGAAGTAATGGCAGGTTTAACGACTTTCGTTACCATGGCTTATATCCTATTTGTTAACCCTGACATCATGTCTATTGCTGGCATGGATTACCAAGCGGTATTCGTTGCTACTGCACTAAGTGCTGCGATTGGCTGTATCTTTATGGGTTTATACGCGAACTGGCCTGTAGGTCTAGCACCGGGTATGGGTCTAAACGCATTTTTCACGTTTGCCGTTGTAAAAGGCATGGAATACACTTGGGAAGTTGCATTAGGTGCAGTATTCATTTCAAGTATTGTATTTGTATTAATGAGTGTGACTAAATTACGTGGTTGGATCATCGACAGTATTCCAAGCAGCTTACGTTATGCAATGACTGCAGGTGTTGGTCTGTTCTTAGGTATCATCGGTCTTAAAGCGGCGGGTATCATCACTGCAAGCCCAGCTACGTTGGTAACACTAGGCAATTTCCATGACCCTAAAGTTATCTTAGGTGCACTAAGTTTCTTAATTATCGCTATTTTAGCAACACGTAAAGTGTTCGGTGCGGTATTAATCGGTATTGTTATTACAACTGCAATCAGTGCGGTAATGGGACTAGTTAGTCTACCTGAGCAAGTAGTATCACTACCAACTGGCTTATCAAAAACATTCATGCAAATGGATGTGATGGGTGCGTTAGACGTATCTATGGTGAGTATCATCCTAGCATTCCTATTTGTTAACATGTTTGATACGGCTGGCACCATGATTGGTGTTGCTGAAAAAGCAGAAATGTATAACAAAGACGGCAAAATTGAAAACCTAAACAAAGCATTAACTGCGGACAGTGTTGCAAGTGTTGCAGGTGCAGTAATTGGTTGCCCACCAGTAACAACCTACATTGAAAGTAACGCGGGTATTGCTGAAGGTGGTCGTACTGGTTTAACAGCTGTTGTTGTTGGCCTACTATTCTTAGCGGCAATGTTCTTTGCACCGATTGCTCAGATTGTACCAAGCTACGCAACTGCGGGCGCGTTAATCTATGTTGCTTTCTTAATGGTTGGTAGCCTGCATAAAGTTAACTGGGATGAGTTCACTGACTACGTTCCTGCTGCAATCACAGCAATCATGATGCCGTTAACGTACTCTATTGCTGATGGTATCATCTTAGGTTTCCTATCATTCGCTATCATTAAACATGCTACTGGTCGTTCTGCTGACGTATCTCTAGGTATGAATGTACTTGCTATCGTGTTTATTGCAAAACTAGCGTTTATCTAA
- the ispB gene encoding octaprenyl diphosphate synthase, whose product MDIKAIQALSKQDMDAVNELILDRLQSDVALVNQVGYYIVNGGGKRIRPLIATLSARALGYQGQQHVDVAAIIEFIHTSTLLHDDVVDESDMRRGRETANAAFGNAASVLVGDFLYSRSFQMMAKLQNSRIIDILSDATNVIAEGEVLQLMNCNDADTDEKRYMDVIYYKTAKLFEAATQLAAVISDQPADIEQAMIDYGVHLGAAFQLIDDVMDYTADAQEMGKNVGDDLAEGKPTLPLIHAMQNGTEQEALMIREAIEKMNGMDNLDEILAILERNGSLNYCFDKAQQEAELAVKSIAVLPESEYKQALISLAYIAANRNN is encoded by the coding sequence ATGGACATAAAAGCCATTCAAGCGTTATCGAAACAAGATATGGACGCTGTCAATGAACTCATTTTAGATCGACTGCAATCGGATGTTGCCCTCGTAAATCAAGTGGGTTATTACATTGTAAATGGTGGCGGTAAGCGCATTCGTCCACTAATCGCAACGTTAAGTGCTCGCGCATTAGGTTATCAGGGGCAACAGCATGTTGATGTAGCTGCTATCATCGAATTTATTCATACTTCTACATTACTGCATGATGACGTCGTTGATGAATCAGATATGCGTCGTGGTCGTGAAACTGCGAATGCTGCATTTGGCAATGCCGCAAGTGTATTAGTTGGTGACTTCCTATACTCTCGCTCTTTCCAAATGATGGCGAAACTTCAAAACAGTAGAATTATCGATATTTTATCTGATGCAACCAATGTGATTGCTGAAGGTGAAGTATTACAACTAATGAATTGTAATGACGCAGACACTGACGAAAAACGTTATATGGATGTCATCTACTACAAAACAGCCAAGCTATTTGAAGCGGCGACTCAGCTTGCAGCGGTTATCTCAGATCAGCCAGCAGACATCGAACAAGCGATGATTGATTATGGTGTACATTTAGGTGCTGCATTCCAACTTATCGATGATGTGATGGACTACACTGCCGATGCACAAGAAATGGGTAAAAATGTCGGTGACGACCTTGCAGAAGGCAAACCAACATTACCGCTTATTCATGCAATGCAAAATGGTACTGAGCAAGAAGCATTGATGATACGAGAAGCTATCGAAAAAATGAATGGCATGGATAACCTTGATGAAATTCTGGCTATTCTTGAGCGTAACGGTTCTCTTAACTATTGCTTTGATAAAGCACAACAAGAAGCTGAATTAGCCGTTAAATCAATTGCTGTACTACCTGAATCAGAATACAAGCAAGCGCTTATCTCATTGGCCTATATTGCAGCAAACAGAAATAATTAA
- the rplU gene encoding 50S ribosomal protein L21, which yields MYAVFLSGGKQHRVAEGQTLRLELLDVEAGSSIEFNEVLMVANGENIEVGAPYLEGKKITAEVVSHGRADKVKILKFRRRKHSRKQMGHRQWFTEVKITKIA from the coding sequence ATGTACGCTGTTTTCCTTAGCGGTGGTAAACAACACCGTGTTGCTGAAGGTCAAACTCTTCGTCTAGAACTTCTAGACGTTGAAGCTGGTTCAAGCATCGAATTTAACGAAGTATTAATGGTAGCTAACGGCGAGAATATCGAAGTTGGCGCACCTTACCTTGAAGGTAAGAAAATCACTGCTGAAGTGGTATCTCATGGTCGTGCGGACAAGGTTAAAATCCTTAAGTTCCGTCGTCGTAAGCACTCTCGTAAACAGATGGGTCACCGTCAATGGTTTACAGAAGTTAAGATTACTAAAATCGCTTAA
- a CDS encoding HD domain-containing protein → MRHLFIEFLTQLGSADRAHDIDHIERVVATARQLGKREGAELAVLEPAAWLHDCVSVAKDHPQRKQASLLAADRAVEFLQEINYPSQYLSAIHHAIVAHSFSANIRPESLEAKILQDADRMDALGAIGIARCILVGGKLNRQLYSSIDPLCVDREPNDDVYTLDHFFTKLLTLGESMQTQAAKAEAQRRSIYMRDFLVQLQSELLTQE, encoded by the coding sequence ATGCGACATTTGTTTATCGAATTTTTAACACAACTTGGTAGCGCTGATCGTGCGCATGATATCGATCATATTGAACGTGTTGTTGCGACAGCAAGACAGCTTGGCAAAAGAGAAGGGGCTGAACTAGCGGTATTAGAACCCGCAGCTTGGCTACATGATTGTGTTTCTGTTGCCAAAGACCATCCGCAACGTAAGCAGGCATCTTTATTAGCCGCAGATCGCGCTGTTGAGTTCTTACAAGAGATTAATTATCCCTCGCAATATCTTAGCGCAATTCATCATGCCATCGTCGCACACAGCTTTAGCGCCAATATAAGACCTGAAAGCCTTGAGGCTAAAATATTGCAAGACGCTGATCGTATGGATGCGCTGGGCGCGATTGGTATTGCCCGCTGTATTTTAGTTGGTGGCAAGCTTAATCGGCAGTTGTATAGCAGCATTGATCCATTGTGTGTTGATCGTGAACCGAATGATGATGTGTATACTCTTGATCACTTCTTCACTAAGTTGCTTACATTGGGCGAGAGTATGCAAACACAGGCAGCAAAGGCAGAAGCACAACGACGCAGTATCTATATGCGCGATTTCTTAGTGCAGTTGCAGTCAGAATTATTGACGCAAGAGTAG
- a CDS encoding DUF2065 family protein: MGNELWLALAIVFIIEGIMPMLVPKQWQQMLTIISQQPADKVRKYAGCLVVTGTILLFML, translated from the coding sequence ATGGGTAATGAACTGTGGTTAGCATTAGCGATTGTATTTATCATCGAAGGTATAATGCCGATGTTGGTACCTAAACAGTGGCAGCAAATGCTTACTATCATTAGCCAACAACCTGCTGACAAAGTACGTAAATATGCTGGTTGCTTAGTTGTAACTGGCACCATATTATTGTTTATGTTGTAA